The proteins below are encoded in one region of Fibrella aestuarina BUZ 2:
- the rpoC gene encoding DNA-directed RNA polymerase subunit beta': protein MSFKKNKKLNSDFSSVTISLASPESILESSYGEVTQPETINYRTYKPEMGGLFCERIFGPVKDWECHCGKYKRIRYKGIICDRCGVEVTEKKVRRERMGHIELVVPVAHIWYFRSLPNKIGYLLGLSTKKLDQIIYYERYVVVQAGIKAADGINELDFLTEDEYLDIIDKLPATNQHLDDKDPNKFIAKMGADALEMLLSRLELDSLSYNLRHAAATDTSQQRKAEALKRLKVVEAFREANGRVENRPEWMIIRMVPVIPPELRPLVPLDGGRFATSDLNDLYRRVIIRNNRLKRLIEIKAPEVILRNEKRMLQEAVDSLFDNSRKVNAVRSEGNRALKSLSDMLKGKQGRFRQNLLGKRVDYSGRSVIVVGPELKMHECGLPKDMAAELFKPFIIRKLIERGIVKTVKSAKKIVDRKDPVIWDILENVLKGHPVLLNRAPTLHRLGIQAFQPKLIEGKAIQLHPLVTTAFNADFDGDQMAVHVPLGQEAVLEASLLMLASHNILNPANGAPITVPSQDMVLGLYYVTKGRKSTEEYPVGGEGMTFYGPEEVVIAVNEGKLSKHANIKCRVNVRNELGELESKVIETVAGRVLFNQHVPEEVGFINELLTKKKLQQIIALIFKIAGVAKTAAFLDDIKELGFQMAFRGGLSIGLSDVKIPDAKQELVDEAKQAVQGVWDNYLMGLITENERYNQVIDIWTRVNSRVTETLMKQLEADQQGFNSIYMMMHSGARGSREQIRQLGGMRGLMAKPQKNLQGSVGEIIENPILSNFKEGLDVLEYFISTHGARKGLADTALKTADAGYLTRRLHDVAQDVIVSENDCGTLRGIQIQALKDNEDIVEPLSERILGRTSVHDIYDPLKKNEAGDPLLLVGAGELITEEIAAEIDETSIEMVEIRSVLTCEAKVGVCAKCYGRNLATGRMVDIGEAVGVIASQSIGEPGTQLTLRTFHVGGTASNIAVDAALKAKFDGMVQFEEMRTVESQDNEGNAQTVVMGRSGEIKIVSPTDPNLVFISNNVPYGAFLRVKEGDMVKKGDELCAWDPYNAVILSELTGTISFDAIEEGITYREEFDEQTGFQEMVIIETRDKAKNPAIVVNGTTTLLDDTTEKGYNLPVGSRLVVKTGQPIIAGQPLAKIPRNVGKTRDITGGLPRVTELFEARNPSNPAVVSEIDGIVSYGAIKRGNREIFIESKDGTRKKYLVPLSKFILVQENDFVRAGAPLSDGAITPSDILAIKGPTAVQEYLVNEIQEVYRLQGVKINDKHIESIVRQMMQKVEITDSGDTNFLENQVVDKWLFRQENDKMMDAKVVTDAGDSENLKPGQIISARRLRDENSSLKRRDMKIATVRDAMAAVSQPILQGITQASLGTDSFISAASFQETTKVLSEASIRGKQDNLEGLKENVIVGHLIPAGTGVRRYQSAIVGSQEELETITESREQFTKSKKRQTV from the coding sequence ATGTCTTTCAAAAAGAACAAGAAGCTCAACAGCGACTTCTCCAGCGTAACGATCAGCCTGGCGTCGCCCGAGTCCATTCTGGAGAGTTCATACGGCGAAGTCACTCAGCCCGAAACGATCAACTACCGGACCTACAAGCCCGAAATGGGCGGGTTGTTCTGCGAGCGGATCTTCGGGCCGGTGAAAGACTGGGAGTGCCACTGCGGTAAGTACAAGCGGATTCGCTACAAAGGCATTATCTGCGATCGCTGCGGTGTGGAAGTAACGGAGAAAAAAGTACGCCGGGAGCGTATGGGCCACATCGAACTGGTGGTGCCTGTGGCGCACATCTGGTATTTCCGTAGCCTTCCCAACAAAATTGGTTACCTGCTCGGGCTTTCGACCAAGAAGCTCGATCAGATCATTTATTACGAGCGGTACGTGGTTGTACAGGCTGGTATCAAAGCCGCTGATGGCATCAATGAACTCGATTTCCTGACGGAAGACGAGTACCTCGATATCATCGATAAGCTGCCGGCCACCAACCAACATCTCGACGATAAAGACCCGAATAAGTTTATCGCCAAGATGGGTGCCGACGCGCTGGAAATGCTGCTGTCGCGCCTGGAACTGGATTCGCTGTCATACAACCTTCGCCACGCGGCTGCTACGGATACGTCGCAACAGCGGAAGGCAGAAGCGTTGAAGCGGCTGAAAGTCGTTGAGGCGTTCCGGGAGGCTAATGGCCGGGTTGAAAACCGCCCTGAGTGGATGATCATCCGCATGGTGCCGGTTATTCCGCCCGAACTGCGCCCGCTCGTTCCCCTCGATGGTGGCCGTTTTGCTACGTCCGATCTGAACGATCTGTATCGTCGGGTAATCATCCGGAATAACCGTCTGAAGCGCCTGATCGAGATCAAAGCGCCTGAGGTGATCCTGCGGAACGAGAAGCGGATGCTTCAGGAGGCCGTCGATTCGCTGTTCGACAACTCACGTAAGGTAAACGCCGTTCGTTCGGAAGGGAACCGTGCGCTGAAGTCGCTGTCTGACATGCTGAAGGGTAAGCAAGGTCGTTTCCGGCAGAACCTGCTCGGTAAGCGTGTTGACTACTCGGGTCGTTCGGTGATTGTGGTCGGTCCGGAATTGAAAATGCACGAGTGTGGCCTGCCGAAAGACATGGCTGCCGAGCTGTTCAAACCGTTCATTATCCGCAAGCTGATCGAGCGGGGCATCGTGAAAACGGTGAAATCGGCCAAGAAAATCGTTGACCGGAAAGACCCTGTTATCTGGGACATTCTGGAAAACGTACTGAAAGGGCACCCTGTACTGCTGAACCGGGCTCCGACCCTGCACCGTCTGGGTATTCAGGCGTTCCAGCCGAAGCTGATCGAAGGTAAAGCTATTCAGCTGCACCCGCTGGTAACGACGGCTTTCAACGCTGACTTTGACGGTGACCAGATGGCCGTTCACGTGCCGCTGGGTCAGGAGGCCGTACTGGAAGCGTCGCTACTGATGCTGGCTTCACACAACATCCTGAACCCTGCCAACGGCGCGCCGATTACGGTACCCTCGCAGGACATGGTGTTGGGCCTGTACTATGTGACAAAAGGCCGCAAGTCGACCGAAGAGTACCCTGTGGGTGGTGAAGGCATGACCTTCTATGGCCCCGAAGAGGTCGTCATCGCGGTAAACGAAGGCAAACTGTCGAAGCACGCCAACATCAAGTGCCGGGTGAACGTCCGCAACGAGCTTGGCGAGTTGGAGTCGAAAGTAATCGAGACCGTAGCCGGTCGGGTGCTTTTCAACCAGCACGTACCTGAAGAAGTAGGCTTCATCAACGAACTGTTGACGAAGAAGAAACTCCAGCAGATCATTGCCTTGATCTTCAAAATCGCGGGTGTGGCCAAAACGGCTGCCTTCCTCGATGATATCAAAGAACTCGGTTTCCAGATGGCCTTCCGGGGCGGTCTGTCGATCGGTCTGAGCGACGTGAAGATTCCGGACGCTAAGCAGGAACTCGTCGACGAGGCCAAGCAAGCCGTGCAGGGCGTATGGGACAACTACCTGATGGGTCTCATCACCGAAAACGAACGGTACAACCAGGTCATCGACATCTGGACGCGCGTAAACTCACGCGTGACCGAGACGCTGATGAAGCAACTGGAAGCCGATCAGCAGGGCTTCAATTCTATCTACATGATGATGCACTCGGGGGCCCGTGGTTCGCGTGAGCAGATTCGTCAGTTGGGTGGTATGCGGGGTCTGATGGCCAAGCCACAGAAAAACCTGCAAGGGTCAGTAGGCGAGATTATCGAAAACCCGATTCTGTCGAACTTCAAAGAAGGCCTCGACGTATTGGAGTATTTCATCTCGACGCACGGTGCCCGGAAAGGTCTGGCCGATACCGCCCTGAAAACGGCTGATGCCGGTTACCTGACGCGTCGTCTGCACGACGTAGCCCAGGACGTCATCGTAAGCGAAAACGACTGCGGTACGTTGCGTGGCATTCAGATTCAGGCGCTGAAAGACAACGAAGACATCGTAGAACCGCTGTCAGAGCGGATTCTGGGACGTACCTCGGTGCACGATATCTATGACCCGCTGAAGAAAAACGAAGCAGGTGATCCGTTGCTGCTAGTCGGCGCTGGTGAGTTGATCACGGAAGAAATTGCCGCTGAAATCGACGAAACGAGCATCGAAATGGTTGAAATCCGGTCGGTGCTGACGTGCGAAGCGAAGGTCGGTGTATGTGCCAAGTGCTACGGCCGTAACCTGGCAACAGGTCGGATGGTCGACATCGGTGAAGCGGTGGGCGTAATTGCCTCACAGTCGATCGGTGAGCCGGGTACACAGCTGACGCTCCGTACCTTCCACGTGGGTGGTACGGCGTCGAACATTGCCGTTGATGCCGCCCTCAAAGCGAAATTCGACGGGATGGTTCAATTCGAAGAAATGCGTACAGTTGAATCGCAGGACAACGAAGGCAACGCCCAAACGGTCGTGATGGGTCGTTCAGGTGAGATCAAAATTGTTTCGCCAACGGATCCGAACCTTGTGTTTATCAGCAACAACGTACCGTACGGCGCGTTCCTGCGGGTGAAAGAGGGCGACATGGTGAAGAAAGGCGACGAGCTTTGCGCCTGGGATCCATACAACGCCGTCATCCTGTCAGAATTGACTGGTACGATTTCGTTCGACGCCATCGAGGAAGGTATTACCTACCGCGAAGAGTTTGACGAACAGACGGGTTTCCAGGAGATGGTTATCATCGAGACTCGTGACAAAGCGAAGAACCCGGCTATTGTGGTGAATGGCACAACGACGCTGCTGGACGACACGACAGAGAAAGGCTATAACCTGCCCGTAGGCTCACGCCTGGTGGTGAAAACGGGTCAGCCGATCATTGCTGGTCAGCCGCTGGCGAAGATTCCGCGTAACGTGGGTAAGACCCGCGATATCACGGGTGGTCTGCCGCGTGTAACGGAACTGTTCGAAGCCCGTAACCCGTCGAACCCGGCGGTCGTATCGGAAATCGATGGTATCGTATCCTACGGCGCTATCAAGCGTGGTAACCGCGAGATCTTCATTGAGTCGAAAGACGGCACGCGGAAGAAATACCTGGTACCCCTGTCGAAGTTTATCCTTGTACAGGAAAATGACTTCGTACGGGCTGGTGCGCCGCTGTCGGATGGTGCCATTACACCAAGCGATATTCTGGCGATCAAAGGGCCAACGGCTGTGCAGGAGTACCTTGTGAACGAGATTCAGGAAGTATACCGTCTGCAAGGTGTGAAAATCAACGATAAGCACATCGAGTCGATTGTTCGGCAGATGATGCAGAAAGTTGAGATCACGGATTCAGGCGATACCAACTTCCTCGAAAATCAGGTTGTCGACAAGTGGTTGTTCCGTCAGGAAAACGACAAGATGATGGATGCCAAAGTGGTAACGGATGCAGGCGACTCAGAGAACCTGAAACCCGGTCAGATCATTTCGGCCCGTCGCTTGCGTGACGAGAACTCAAGCCTGAAACGTCGCGACATGAAGATCGCAACGGTGCGGGATGCCATGGCCGCCGTATCACAACCGATCCTGCAAGGTATTACGCAGGCATCGCTGGGTACCGACAGCTTTATCTCGGCGGCTTCGTTCCAGGAAACGACGAAAGTGTTGAGCGAAGCCTCGATCCGTGGCAAGCAAGACAACCTCGAAGGCCTTAAAGAGAACGTGATCGTAGGTCACCTAATCCCGGCCGGTACGGGGGTACGTCGTTACCAAAGTGCCATCGTCGGTTCACAGGAGGAACTCGAAACGATCACCGAGTCGCGCGAGCAGTTCACTAAAAGCAAAAAACGCCAGACGGTATAA
- a CDS encoding D-2-hydroxyacid dehydrogenase codes for MTIYCHVHLADSDKESLLNALSPTDQCFFAQDLSPAKQQVRSGEAEVIFGNVPIDWVANNANLRWLQLNSAGLNPYNRFDWTQRPQVVVTNLHGFFGQSCAETALAGILALYRGIAPLVDYQRDHEWVGSKLRPSLHVLSGKQALVLGAGAIGQTTGRLLEAFGCEVTYVRRSEAPTFADLDSLLPEADLVVGTLPETAETINMLDARRLSLMKRGSVMVNVGRGSLLDEPALIDLLTSGHLAGAVLDVTAVEPLPADHLLWELPNVILTQHTSGGYADEKRDMVRVFIKNLHAYQAGLPLANVVDFSRGY; via the coding sequence ATGACTATCTACTGCCACGTACACTTAGCCGATTCAGATAAAGAATCGCTGCTCAACGCCTTATCGCCTACCGATCAGTGCTTTTTCGCTCAAGATCTCTCCCCGGCTAAACAGCAGGTACGTTCTGGAGAAGCCGAGGTTATTTTTGGGAACGTACCCATAGACTGGGTGGCCAACAACGCCAACCTCCGTTGGCTTCAGTTGAATTCGGCGGGGCTCAACCCCTATAATCGCTTCGACTGGACGCAACGGCCCCAGGTCGTTGTGACGAATCTGCACGGCTTCTTCGGGCAGTCGTGCGCTGAAACAGCCTTAGCGGGTATTTTGGCTCTGTACCGAGGTATCGCGCCCTTAGTCGACTACCAGCGCGACCACGAATGGGTGGGCAGTAAACTCCGTCCGTCGCTGCATGTCTTGTCGGGGAAACAAGCGTTAGTGCTGGGTGCCGGGGCTATCGGTCAGACGACGGGTCGGTTGCTGGAAGCGTTTGGCTGTGAGGTGACGTATGTGCGACGCAGTGAAGCGCCTACGTTTGCTGATCTGGATTCGCTGTTGCCCGAAGCTGATTTGGTGGTGGGTACGTTGCCCGAAACAGCCGAAACCATTAATATGCTCGATGCCAGGCGGCTTAGCCTGATGAAACGGGGCAGCGTGATGGTCAACGTTGGCCGTGGGTCGCTACTAGACGAACCGGCTTTAATCGACTTGCTCACGAGTGGTCATTTGGCCGGTGCCGTACTCGACGTAACCGCCGTGGAACCCCTGCCCGCTGATCACTTACTCTGGGAGTTGCCGAACGTTATCTTGACCCAGCATACGAGCGGTGGGTACGCCGACGAAAAACGCGATATGGTGCGCGTATTTATCAAGAATCTACACGCTTATCAGGCCGGGTTACCATTGGCCAACGTGGTTGATTTCAGCCGGGGATATTGA
- a CDS encoding GlxA family transcriptional regulator, whose translation MKTISLLVYEEAVLASVSGVIDLLMATNQFVQQLGRPAPFRLELVSEKGNSIQLAVPAQFLCSRTLDEATDSDLIIVPAFYIEPEAAIAHNKALIDWLADRYAAGTEIASMCVGSFFLAEAGLLTGKTCASHWKSVDEMRQRYPDVHVLTDTVMTDHDRIYTSGGALLSWNLVLYLIEKFCGRDICIGISRLFNIDLDRVSQSYFAVFQGQRQHEDEGILRAQTYIETNFHLPLTVEQIAEQANMSKRNFIRRFKQATQNTPQEYLQRVKVESAKKALEKDTNDIATVMYDVGYNDAKTFRKVFRQVTGLTPQAYRRKYNRTGLAVA comes from the coding sequence ATGAAAACTATTTCGCTGCTCGTGTACGAAGAAGCCGTGCTGGCCTCCGTCTCGGGCGTGATCGATCTGTTGATGGCCACCAATCAGTTTGTGCAGCAATTGGGGCGGCCCGCCCCGTTCCGGCTGGAGTTGGTCAGTGAGAAAGGGAACTCGATTCAGTTGGCCGTACCGGCTCAATTCCTCTGTTCGCGCACACTCGATGAAGCTACCGACAGTGACCTTATTATCGTTCCCGCTTTTTACATTGAGCCAGAAGCGGCTATCGCGCATAACAAAGCCCTCATCGACTGGCTAGCCGATCGATATGCGGCCGGTACCGAAATCGCCAGCATGTGCGTGGGCAGTTTCTTCTTAGCCGAAGCCGGTTTGTTGACGGGTAAGACTTGCGCCTCCCACTGGAAGTCGGTCGATGAGATGCGGCAGCGCTATCCCGACGTGCACGTGCTGACCGATACGGTCATGACCGACCATGATCGGATTTACACCAGCGGGGGTGCGCTGTTGTCGTGGAATCTGGTCCTCTATCTGATCGAAAAATTCTGTGGCCGCGATATCTGCATCGGTATCAGCCGCCTCTTCAACATCGATCTCGATCGGGTGAGTCAGTCGTATTTCGCGGTGTTTCAGGGGCAACGGCAGCACGAAGACGAGGGGATCTTGCGGGCTCAGACCTACATCGAAACCAATTTTCATCTCCCGTTGACGGTAGAGCAAATTGCCGAACAGGCTAACATGAGTAAGCGCAATTTCATCCGTCGATTCAAACAAGCGACGCAAAATACGCCGCAGGAATACCTTCAGCGCGTGAAGGTCGAATCGGCCAAAAAAGCGCTGGAGAAAGACACAAACGACATCGCCACGGTTATGTACGACGTAGGTTATAACGATGCCAAAACGTTCAGAAAAGTATTTCGGCAAGTAACAGGGCTTACCCCTCAGGCTTATCGTCGTAAATACAACCGAACCGGGCTAGCGGTAGCCTGA
- the rpoB gene encoding DNA-directed RNA polymerase subunit beta — translation MATNAKNTNTRKNFATIQPVVDYPDFLDIQLKSFRDFFQLDTPSDSRSQEGLYKVFQENFPISDSRENFTLEFIDYSVDPPKYSVDECIDRGLTYSVPLKAKLRLSNSDPDNEDFETIEQDVFLGNIPYMTEKASFVINGAERVIVSQLHRSPGVFFSMSKHTNGTKLYSARIIPFKGSWIEFSTDVNNVMYAYIDRKKKFPVTTLLRAIGFGSDKDILDLFGLSEEINATPNTLKKAIGRRLAARVLRTWTEDFVDEDTGEVVSISRNEVLMERDSVIGADDIDTIVESGQKSIILHKEDMNVADYNIIYNTLQKDSSNSEKEAVEQIYRQLRNTEAPDEQSAREVIQSLFFSDKRYDLGDVGRYRINKKLGLDVAIDTKVLTTEDIVSIVKYLIGLINAKAVVDDIDHLSNRRVRTVGEQLYAQFGVGLARMARTIKERMNVRDNEDFKPVDLINARTLSSVINSFFGTNQLSQFMDQTNPLAEVTHKRRMSALGPGGLSRERAGFEVRDVHYTHYGRLCTIETPEGPNIGLISSLCVYAKVNSMGFIETPYRIVENGKVPDKPVMYLTAEEEDSHYIAQASSAVDNKGNFKVDRLKARFEGDFPMSEPTSVSFMDIAPNQIVSVAASMIPFLEHDDANRALMGSNMQRQAVPLLRPEAPIVGTGLEGRVAVDSRALVVAETDGVIDFVDSTKIVVRYNLDKDTSLVTFDEDVKTYNLIKFRRTNQDTCINLKPIVLKGQKVKKGEVLCEGYATQTGELALGRNMKVAFMPWQGYNFEDAIVISERVVREDIFTSIHIEEFELEVRDTKRGEEELTSEIPNVSEETVRNLDENGIVRVGTEVKEGDILIGKITPKGESDPTPEEKLLRAIFGDKAGDVKDASKKAPPSLKGVVIDTKLFSRPSKEDRGKHKEELKVLMKKYSRDLTSFRSRGIDKLVELLDGKTSAGVKHRFGDEIISKGTKFSRKNITDNLFPDKNPYRDESGYAVPEEVNLLGDLVLENWTDDAETNELLVRLVKNYNTRRNEITGRFKRERFTLEVGDELPAGIVKLAKVYIAKKRKLKVGDKMAGRHGNKGVVARIVRDEDMPFLEDGTPVDIVLNPLGVPSRMNLGQIYETVLAWAGQKLNRKYATPIFDGATEQQVADELTEAGLPEFGRTYLYNGLTGERFDQKVTVGIIYMLKLGHLVDDKMHARSIGPYSLITQQPLGGKAQFGGQRFGEMEVWALEAFGASNILQEILTVKSDDVVGRAKAYEAIVKGENLPKPNIPESFNVLVHELRGLALEITLE, via the coding sequence TTGGCTACAAACGCTAAAAACACCAACACACGCAAGAACTTTGCGACGATTCAGCCTGTAGTTGATTATCCCGACTTTCTGGATATTCAGCTGAAATCATTCCGTGACTTCTTTCAGTTGGACACGCCTTCAGATAGCCGTTCGCAGGAAGGGCTGTACAAGGTATTCCAGGAAAACTTCCCAATCTCGGATTCGCGCGAAAATTTCACGCTGGAATTTATCGATTATTCAGTTGACCCGCCGAAATACTCTGTGGATGAGTGTATCGATCGGGGGCTGACCTATTCCGTTCCGCTGAAGGCGAAACTACGGCTGTCGAACAGTGACCCCGACAACGAAGACTTCGAAACCATCGAGCAGGACGTGTTTTTGGGCAACATCCCGTACATGACCGAAAAGGCGTCGTTTGTAATAAACGGAGCTGAGCGGGTCATTGTTTCGCAGTTGCACCGCTCGCCGGGTGTGTTCTTCTCGATGAGCAAGCACACCAACGGCACCAAACTGTATTCAGCCCGGATCATCCCCTTCAAAGGATCCTGGATTGAATTCTCGACCGACGTAAACAACGTGATGTATGCGTACATCGACCGGAAGAAGAAATTCCCGGTAACGACGTTGTTGCGTGCGATTGGCTTCGGTTCAGATAAAGATATTCTGGATCTGTTTGGCCTGTCAGAAGAGATCAACGCTACCCCCAACACGCTGAAGAAGGCCATTGGTCGTCGGTTGGCGGCGCGGGTGCTACGTACCTGGACCGAAGACTTCGTTGATGAAGATACCGGTGAGGTTGTATCGATCAGCCGGAACGAAGTGCTCATGGAGCGCGACTCGGTGATCGGTGCTGATGACATTGATACGATTGTTGAATCGGGCCAGAAATCGATCATCCTGCACAAGGAAGATATGAACGTGGCCGATTACAACATCATTTATAATACGCTGCAGAAGGATAGCTCGAACTCGGAGAAAGAAGCCGTTGAGCAGATCTATCGGCAACTGCGGAACACCGAAGCGCCCGACGAACAGTCGGCTCGGGAGGTGATCCAAAGCCTGTTCTTCTCAGACAAGCGGTATGACCTGGGTGACGTTGGCCGGTATCGGATCAACAAGAAGCTGGGCTTGGACGTAGCGATCGACACGAAAGTATTGACGACCGAAGACATTGTCTCGATCGTGAAATACCTGATTGGCCTGATCAACGCCAAAGCGGTTGTCGATGATATTGACCACTTGAGCAACCGCCGGGTACGTACCGTTGGCGAGCAGTTGTATGCGCAGTTCGGCGTAGGTCTGGCCCGTATGGCCCGGACCATCAAAGAGCGGATGAACGTGCGGGATAACGAAGACTTCAAGCCGGTTGATCTGATCAATGCCCGGACGCTGTCGTCGGTGATCAACTCGTTCTTCGGCACCAACCAGCTGTCGCAGTTCATGGACCAAACCAACCCGCTGGCCGAGGTGACGCACAAGCGTCGTATGTCGGCGCTCGGGCCGGGTGGTCTGTCGCGCGAGCGGGCCGGTTTTGAGGTACGTGACGTACACTATACGCACTACGGTCGCCTGTGTACGATTGAAACGCCGGAAGGACCGAACATCGGTCTGATTTCGTCGCTTTGCGTCTATGCTAAAGTGAACAGCATGGGCTTTATCGAAACGCCCTACCGGATCGTTGAGAACGGTAAGGTGCCCGATAAGCCGGTAATGTATCTCACGGCTGAAGAGGAAGATTCGCACTACATCGCGCAGGCAAGCTCGGCTGTCGATAATAAAGGCAACTTTAAAGTGGATCGGTTGAAGGCTCGTTTTGAAGGCGACTTCCCAATGTCGGAGCCAACGAGCGTATCGTTCATGGATATTGCCCCGAACCAGATCGTGTCGGTGGCTGCGTCGATGATTCCGTTCCTGGAACACGATGACGCCAACCGCGCCCTGATGGGATCGAACATGCAACGTCAGGCGGTGCCCCTGCTGCGTCCCGAAGCCCCCATCGTAGGAACGGGTCTGGAAGGTCGCGTTGCCGTTGACTCGCGTGCCCTGGTTGTGGCCGAAACGGATGGCGTGATCGACTTTGTTGATTCGACCAAGATCGTTGTCCGGTACAACCTGGATAAAGACACGAGCCTGGTGACGTTTGATGAAGACGTGAAAACGTACAACCTCATCAAATTCCGCCGGACCAACCAGGATACCTGCATCAACCTGAAGCCGATCGTACTGAAAGGCCAGAAGGTGAAGAAAGGGGAGGTGCTTTGCGAAGGGTACGCCACGCAAACAGGCGAACTGGCGCTGGGCCGTAACATGAAGGTTGCCTTCATGCCCTGGCAGGGTTACAACTTCGAGGATGCCATCGTGATATCGGAGCGTGTTGTGCGCGAAGACATCTTCACGTCGATCCACATCGAAGAGTTTGAACTGGAGGTACGTGATACCAAGCGCGGCGAAGAAGAACTGACCTCAGAGATTCCGAACGTATCGGAAGAAACGGTCCGGAACCTCGACGAGAACGGTATCGTGCGCGTGGGTACGGAGGTGAAAGAAGGCGATATCCTGATCGGTAAGATTACGCCGAAAGGGGAGAGCGATCCGACTCCGGAAGAGAAACTGCTCCGCGCCATCTTCGGTGATAAAGCCGGTGACGTGAAAGATGCCTCGAAAAAGGCGCCACCGTCGCTGAAAGGGGTTGTTATCGACACCAAACTGTTCTCGCGGCCCTCGAAAGAAGATCGGGGTAAGCACAAGGAAGAACTGAAAGTGCTGATGAAAAAGTACAGCCGTGACTTGACGTCTTTCCGTTCGCGGGGGATCGACAAGTTGGTTGAATTACTTGACGGCAAAACCAGTGCTGGTGTGAAACACCGCTTCGGCGATGAAATCATCAGCAAGGGCACGAAGTTCAGCCGGAAGAACATCACCGACAACCTGTTCCCTGACAAGAACCCGTACCGCGACGAAAGCGGTTACGCGGTACCTGAAGAGGTAAACCTGCTGGGCGATCTGGTACTGGAAAACTGGACTGACGACGCCGAGACGAATGAGTTGCTGGTGCGTCTGGTGAAAAACTACAACACGCGCCGCAATGAGATCACAGGTCGCTTCAAACGCGAACGGTTTACCCTCGAAGTAGGTGACGAACTGCCGGCAGGTATCGTGAAGCTGGCTAAAGTTTACATCGCCAAGAAGCGGAAGCTGAAGGTGGGTGATAAAATGGCTGGTCGCCACGGTAACAAAGGGGTTGTTGCTCGGATCGTACGGGACGAAGACATGCCGTTCCTCGAAGACGGCACGCCGGTCGACATCGTACTGAACCCTCTGGGTGTACCTTCCCGGATGAACCTCGGACAGATCTACGAAACGGTATTGGCTTGGGCGGGTCAGAAACTGAACCGCAAGTACGCCACACCGATTTTCGACGGAGCTACCGAACAGCAGGTTGCTGATGAGCTAACCGAAGCTGGATTGCCTGAGTTTGGCCGGACGTACCTGTACAACGGTCTGACGGGTGAGCGCTTCGATCAGAAAGTAACGGTGGGTATCATCTACATGCTGAAACTGGGTCACCTGGTTGATGATAAGATGCACGCCCGTTCAATTGGGCCCTACTCACTCATTACGCAGCAGCCGCTGGGTGGTAAGGCACAGTTTGGTGGTCAGCGTTTTGGCGAGATGGAAGTGTGGGCGTTGGAGGCCTTCGGGGCGTCGAACATCCTGCAGGAAATCCTGACCGTTAAATCCGATGACGTAGTCGGCCGGGCTAAGGCGTACGAAGCCATCGTGAAAGGCGAAAACCTGCCGAAACCAAACATCCCGGAATCATTCAACGTACTCGTTCACGAGCTGCGCGGTCTGGCACTGGAAATCACTTTAGAGTAA
- the rplL gene encoding 50S ribosomal protein L7/L12, whose amino-acid sequence MADLKAFAEQLVNLTVKEVNELAAILKDEYGIEPAAAAPVMVAGGGAGAGDAAPAAAEKTSFDVILKAPGAGKLAVVKLVKDLTGLGLKEAKELVDSAPKPVKEGVAKDEAEALRKQLEEAGAEVEVK is encoded by the coding sequence ATGGCAGATTTGAAAGCATTCGCTGAGCAGCTTGTTAACCTGACGGTTAAAGAAGTAAACGAGCTGGCTGCTATCCTGAAAGATGAGTATGGCATTGAGCCCGCAGCCGCTGCTCCCGTTATGGTAGCCGGTGGTGGCGCTGGTGCTGGTGATGCCGCTCCTGCTGCTGCAGAAAAAACCTCTTTCGACGTGATCCTGAAAGCTCCCGGCGCCGGTAAACTGGCCGTTGTGAAGCTGGTGAAAGACCTGACGGGTCTGGGTCTGAAAGAGGCGAAAGAACTGGTTGACAGCGCGCCGAAGCCGGTTAAAGAAGGTGTTGCTAAAGACGAAGCCGAAGCGCTCCGTAAGCAATTGGAAGAAGCTGGTGCTGAAGTAGAAGTTAAGTAA